In one window of Solanum pennellii chromosome 2, SPENNV200 DNA:
- the LOC107010212 gene encoding F-box protein CPR1-like encodes MEEILVDILSRLPVKSVVRFNCVSKFWNVLISQSYFTKKHFNHAKNQASSQKLLSLHCHPKDADDNRLYFYSSSLSLVQLVKDYRIVDCPPNSNPSYGALIYCSCDGLFLIGIWNKRYVEQPKVLLIWNPSTRDQSTLLPHSRYYYSSDSSSSSSDYEDGDDNDLRSTYGLAYDSISDDYKVFRLVLSFDGQNENEIFGLKEGSWRIIDETSSSGMTDCSMYSGGEFLPFVDGSFHWLGVSSKKLYVVSFNISSEVYGEISLPDFVCSLAISRWSKHKIEVDVGVSVLGGRLSFYYKDDKFFNLWMMKDGPGAWMKLFTIPSSRIYRVIPTYMFSDNQVLLCFKLDWKIMSRFVYRLISFGLFGLTNQIWPLDCDDIDIDAITIDKDIGIVYNGIVYTESLIYPGLGLGV; translated from the coding sequence ATGGAGGAAATACTTGTGGACATTCTTAGCAGGCTACCTGTGAAGTCAGTTGTTCGTTTTAATTGCGTATCAAAATTTTGGAATGTATTAATCTCTCAATCTTATTTTACGAAGAAACATTTCAATCATGCTAAAAATCAAGCCAGTTCCCAAAAGTTGCTTTCTCTCCACTGCCATCCTAAAGATGCAGATGATAATCGTCTTTACTTCTATTCATCTTCTTTATCCTTGGTTCAACTTGTTAAGGATTATCGCATAGTTGATTGCCCTCCAAATTCTAATCCATCATATGGTGCACTCATCTATTGTAGCTGTGATGGCTTGTTTCTCATCGGAATCTGGAATAAACGTTATGTTGAGCAACCTAAAGTATTATTGATATGGAATCCCTCCACAAGAGATCAATCTACACTACTTCCCCATTCCAGATATTACTATAGTAGTGATTCCTCTAGTAGTAGTAGTGATTATGAAGATGGTGATGATAATGATCTTCGATCTACTTACGGATTGGCTTATGACTCTATTAGTGATGACTATAAAGTCTTTAGGCTGGTACTGTCTTTTGATGGCCAAAACGAAAACGAAATTTTCGGACTGAAAGAAGGTTCATGGAGAATTATTGACGAAACCTCCTCATCAGGTATGACAGATTGTTCTATGTATTCTGGGGGGGAATTTTTGCCATTTGTAGATGGATCATTTCATTGGCTTGGTGTCTCATCGAAGAAGTTGTACGTGGtttcatttaatatttcatcTGAGGTGTACGGAGAAATATCATTGCCAGATTTTGTGTGTTCCCTCGCTATATCTAGGTGGTCCAAACATAAAATTGAAGTTGATGTAGGTGTATCAGTGTTGGGCGGAAGGCTTAGTTTTTATTATAAAGAtgacaaattttttaatttatggatGATGAAAGACGGTCCTGGTGCTTGGATGAAATTGTTTACCATACCCAGCAGCAGAATTTATAGAGTCATACCAACATATATGTTTTCAGATAATCAAGTGTTACTCTGTTTTAAATTAGATTGGAAAATAATGTCAAGATTTGTATATAGGCTCATATCTTTTGGTTTATTTGGATTAACCAATCAAATATGGCCTCTAGATTGTgatgacattgacattgatgcaATTACCATTGACAAGGATATTGGTATTGTTTATAATGGTATTGTTTATACAGAAAGTCTCATCTATCCGGGACTAGGTCTTGGGGTGTAA